Proteins encoded by one window of Mastacembelus armatus chromosome 23, fMasArm1.2, whole genome shotgun sequence:
- the phlda1 gene encoding pleckstrin homology-like domain family A member 1 → MLENGRKVFKEGLLEKRSDGLLQLWKKKHCVLTEDGVLLLPPKQHDHPQHHQPHHGAGDTGKVKELHFANMKTVDCVERKGKYVYFTVVMTEGKEIDFRCPQDEGWNAEITLQMVQYKNRQAILAVKSTRQKQQLLVVQMPGQKTVRCSPNVA, encoded by the coding sequence ATGCTGGAAAACGGGAGGAAGGTGTTCAAGGAGGGTCTACTGGAGAAGCGGAGCGACGGGCTGCTACAGCTCTGGAAGAAGAAACACTGTGTCCTGACCGAGGACGGCGTGCTGCTCCTGCCGCCCAAGCAGCACGACCACCCGCAGCACCACCAGCCGCACCACGGCGCCGGGGACACGGGCAAAGTCAAGGAGCTGCACTTCGCAAACATGAAGACGGTGGACTGCGTGGAGCGGAAGGGCAAGTACGTCTACTTCACGGTGGTCATGACTGAGGGGAAGGAGATCGACTTCAGGTGCCCGCAGGACGAGGGCTGGAACGCGGAGATCACCTTGCAGATGGTCCAGTACAAGAACCGACAGGCGATCCTGGCCGTGAAGTCCACCcggcagaagcagcagctgctcgTCGTGCAGATGCCCGGACAGAAGACGGTCCGCTGCTCGCCAAACGTTGCGTGA